One genomic segment of Microbacterium sp. ProA8 includes these proteins:
- a CDS encoding MFS transporter gives MTRSAMSSRVTIGTLASVVGFLAFVEFTSGVIQGYYTPMLTDIARHLGVHDADVNWLEGTQLMLSALVVPAFAKLGDMVGHKRMLVISTAITAAASLVLPFTDSFAVFLAAWAIQGFYVVWLPLEIALIWSRSRRMEGRATITARAAGFLVAALESGAIIGALVGGMLIDTLPLWIVLLVPALLVVACFFVILFGVKESPEPTGGRLDNVGLVLISLALVAFTGGLSLLRLDGPVDLVAWLVTALGVLLVVPFALWELRREDPLIDVRMFRSPALGPVFLTAGLFGVSVLGAQAPLSTFARTDPETYGYGLGTTGFQTSLIIGVYLIAMITGALLYSLIARLTAPRLTLIGAATLVGVGFLMFLPLHDTYAQVIVNMLIVGLGSGALVAALPAAAASAAPPSQTGVATGLTNSVKTVGGAIASCVFGIALLQGATGAAAGGTAGSLSGYFTVWAVCGATALAAAVLLCFVPKTAFSDRASHDATDAAAPVVR, from the coding sequence ATGACGCGCAGCGCCATGTCCTCACGCGTCACGATCGGGACGCTGGCGAGCGTCGTCGGCTTCCTGGCCTTCGTCGAGTTCACGAGCGGCGTGATCCAGGGCTACTACACGCCCATGCTCACCGACATCGCGCGGCACCTCGGCGTGCACGACGCCGATGTCAATTGGCTCGAGGGCACACAGCTCATGCTGTCGGCGCTGGTCGTGCCCGCCTTCGCGAAGCTCGGCGACATGGTGGGGCACAAGCGCATGCTGGTGATCTCGACGGCCATCACGGCCGCGGCATCCCTGGTGCTGCCGTTCACCGACTCGTTCGCCGTCTTCCTCGCAGCGTGGGCCATCCAGGGCTTCTACGTCGTCTGGCTGCCGCTGGAGATCGCGCTGATCTGGTCGCGCTCGCGCCGTATGGAGGGCCGGGCGACGATCACCGCGCGTGCTGCGGGATTCCTCGTGGCGGCACTGGAGTCCGGCGCCATCATCGGCGCCCTGGTCGGCGGCATGCTCATCGACACGCTGCCGCTGTGGATCGTGCTGCTCGTGCCGGCGCTGCTCGTCGTCGCGTGCTTCTTCGTCATCCTGTTCGGGGTGAAGGAGTCGCCGGAGCCGACCGGCGGCCGCCTCGACAACGTCGGCCTCGTGCTCATCTCGCTCGCCCTCGTCGCCTTCACGGGCGGCCTCAGCCTGCTGCGCCTGGACGGCCCGGTCGACCTGGTCGCCTGGCTCGTCACGGCACTGGGCGTGCTGCTCGTCGTACCGTTCGCGCTGTGGGAGCTGCGACGGGAGGACCCGCTCATCGACGTGCGGATGTTCCGCTCCCCCGCGCTCGGCCCGGTGTTCCTCACGGCAGGACTGTTCGGCGTCAGCGTGCTCGGCGCGCAGGCGCCGCTGTCGACGTTCGCCCGCACCGACCCCGAGACGTATGGCTACGGTCTGGGAACGACCGGGTTCCAGACCTCGCTGATCATCGGCGTGTATCTGATCGCCATGATCACCGGCGCGCTGCTGTATTCGCTGATTGCGCGACTCACCGCACCCCGACTCACCCTCATCGGCGCGGCGACCCTCGTCGGCGTCGGGTTCCTGATGTTCCTGCCGTTGCACGACACCTACGCACAGGTCATCGTGAACATGCTGATCGTCGGTCTGGGCTCCGGCGCCCTGGTGGCGGCGCTCCCGGCGGCTGCGGCATCCGCTGCTCCGCCGAGCCAGACCGGCGTGGCGACGGGCCTCACGAACTCGGTCAAGACGGTGGGCGGCGCGATCGCCTCCTGCGTGTTCGGCATCGCCCTGCTGCAGGGCGCGACAGGCGCCGCTGCCGGCGGCACGGCCGGGTCGCTGTCGGGGTACTTCACCGTGTGGGCGGTGTGCGGTGCGACGGCCCTGGCTGCCGCCGTGCTGCTGTGCTTCGTGCCGAAGACGGCCTTCAGCGACCGGGCCTCGCACGACGCGACGGATGCCGCCGCTCCCGTGGTGCGCTGA
- a CDS encoding M20/M25/M40 family metallo-hydrolase: protein MSVRPGIAERLSRMIQLPTVYAERAERGPAPFDAFADLLVDLYPLVHERLERERIGELGILYRWRGRVAERPTVLMAHFDVVPVDESDAWSHPPFEGRIEGGWVYGRGALDDKGPLVVVMDAVENLLAAGFTPARDVYLSFGGDEETFGGAARVIAETLRDRGVEPWLVLDEGGAVVAAPLPFVRGRAAMVGVGEKGVLTLRLSARGEGGHASAPPSRTAVRRIARAVERLGPGTFPARTPTAVTRMLELFATRADGIPHRLYRLLAAMPWLTARAFAAMGGEPAALVRTTVAATMQSGGTAANVLPSQASATLNLRIALGESVQSTVTRVRRRIADRHVTVEVLEGDEPSPESSTENAQFALITEAVKVSHPDAATVPYMMMAATDSRHFHRFSPAVYRFAPLEMSKAQRSSIHGVDERVDITALERGELFHRTLLQRLE, encoded by the coding sequence GTGAGCGTCCGCCCCGGGATCGCCGAGCGGCTGTCGCGCATGATCCAGCTGCCCACGGTCTATGCCGAACGCGCCGAACGGGGACCGGCGCCGTTCGACGCGTTCGCGGATCTTCTCGTCGATCTCTACCCCCTCGTGCACGAGCGCCTAGAGCGGGAGCGCATCGGCGAGCTCGGCATCCTTTATCGCTGGCGTGGACGCGTCGCCGAGCGGCCCACCGTGCTCATGGCGCACTTCGACGTCGTTCCCGTGGACGAGAGCGACGCGTGGTCGCATCCGCCCTTCGAAGGACGCATCGAGGGCGGCTGGGTCTACGGTCGCGGCGCCCTCGATGACAAGGGACCGCTGGTGGTGGTGATGGATGCCGTCGAGAACCTCCTTGCGGCCGGCTTCACGCCCGCGCGGGACGTGTACCTGTCGTTCGGCGGTGACGAGGAGACGTTCGGCGGCGCCGCCCGGGTGATCGCCGAGACGCTGCGGGACCGCGGTGTCGAGCCGTGGCTCGTGCTCGACGAAGGCGGCGCCGTCGTGGCGGCGCCCCTCCCCTTCGTCCGCGGACGGGCGGCGATGGTCGGCGTCGGCGAGAAGGGTGTGCTCACACTCCGCCTCAGCGCCCGCGGCGAGGGCGGACATGCGTCCGCTCCGCCGTCGCGGACCGCGGTGCGCCGCATCGCGCGCGCGGTCGAGCGCCTCGGCCCCGGCACGTTCCCGGCGCGCACTCCGACTGCGGTCACGCGGATGCTCGAGCTCTTCGCGACACGGGCCGACGGCATCCCTCACCGCCTCTATCGCCTGCTGGCCGCCATGCCGTGGCTGACCGCGCGGGCCTTCGCGGCGATGGGCGGCGAGCCGGCTGCTCTCGTGAGAACCACCGTCGCCGCGACCATGCAGTCCGGCGGCACGGCCGCGAACGTGCTGCCCTCGCAGGCGTCGGCGACGCTCAACCTGCGCATCGCGCTCGGCGAGTCGGTGCAGAGCACCGTCACTCGGGTGCGGCGACGGATCGCCGATCGACACGTCACCGTCGAGGTGCTCGAAGGTGACGAGCCGTCGCCGGAGTCCTCGACCGAGAACGCGCAGTTCGCGCTCATCACCGAGGCCGTGAAGGTGTCCCATCCGGACGCGGCGACCGTGCCGTACATGATGATGGCGGCGACCGACTCGCGGCACTTCCACCGCTTCTCGCCCGCGGTCTACCGCTTCGCGCCGCTCGAGATGAGCAAGGCGCAGCGCTCGTCGATCCACGGGGTCGACGAGCGCGTCGATATCACGGCGCTCGAACGGGGTGAGCTGTTCCATCGCACGCTGCTGCAGCGCTTAGAGTGA
- a CDS encoding DUF4397 domain-containing protein, giving the protein MRNKILAGIAAGAIAGLGLMVAPASASTADGAVLSVLHGIPETPVDVYVNGELTLDNFQPGDLAGPLDLPAGDYEVAITAPDAADASAPVLGPATLTLAAGTNYTAVAHLNEAGQPTLTPFVNDTSSTAAGEGRLTVRHVAAAPAVDVLAGGTPVIEDLTNPNEASLDLAAGTISASVAAAGTTDPVLGPTDVTVQEGVLTVVYAWGSLEDENLAVAVQTVSGLHSAPDGVNSGTGGQLAERDAMMQSMFLVAGLALAAAVAASAVVVVRTRANR; this is encoded by the coding sequence GTGCGAAACAAGATTCTCGCGGGCATCGCCGCCGGGGCCATCGCAGGCCTCGGTCTGATGGTCGCACCCGCCAGTGCCAGCACTGCCGACGGTGCCGTGCTCTCGGTGCTTCACGGCATCCCCGAGACCCCGGTCGACGTGTACGTCAACGGCGAGCTGACTCTGGACAACTTCCAGCCCGGCGATCTTGCCGGACCGCTCGACCTCCCGGCCGGCGACTACGAGGTCGCGATCACGGCTCCGGATGCCGCGGATGCCAGCGCCCCGGTGCTCGGACCGGCGACCCTGACGCTCGCCGCCGGCACCAACTACACCGCCGTCGCGCACCTGAACGAGGCTGGACAGCCGACGCTCACACCGTTCGTCAACGACACGTCGAGCACCGCCGCAGGCGAAGGACGCCTGACCGTTCGCCACGTCGCGGCGGCCCCCGCCGTCGACGTCCTCGCGGGCGGCACCCCGGTCATCGAAGACCTCACCAACCCCAACGAGGCGAGCCTCGACCTCGCCGCGGGGACGATCTCGGCCTCCGTCGCGGCGGCGGGGACGACCGACCCCGTCCTCGGGCCGACCGATGTCACCGTCCAGGAGGGTGTCCTCACCGTCGTCTACGCGTGGGGCAGCCTCGAAGACGAGAACCTGGCGGTCGCCGTCCAGACGGTGTCGGGCCTGCACTCGGCCCCGGACGGTGTCAACTCTGGCACCGGCGGTCAGCTCGCCGAACGCGACGCGATGATGCAGTCCATGTTCCTGGTCGCCGGGCTGGCGCTCGCGGCGGCGGTCGCGGCATCCGCTGTCGTCGTCGTCCGGACACGGGCGAACCGCTGA
- a CDS encoding anti-sigma factor — MSHLDPDRLSLIALGEPATDEERAHLDTCDECALELAELEYTVIVGRSTVGVGDLEAPPERVWAGIAEELGLGAADRMSTAGGIPAADERERAATADEPERASAAASVSDDEESPGAPAPARRKRRTRIVFALAASIALIVAAVGTWTLVRETQPVEIAVATLDAFPAHPDASGTAVIVEKPDGARQVQVDLEAAEPSDGFREVWLITEDASALVSLGTLEGSTGVFPVPDDIDLREYVLVDVSQEPADGDPTHSGDSIVRGELGFA, encoded by the coding sequence ATGTCGCACCTTGACCCCGACCGCCTATCGCTGATCGCGCTCGGCGAGCCGGCGACCGACGAGGAGCGTGCGCACCTCGACACGTGCGACGAGTGCGCGCTGGAGCTCGCCGAACTGGAGTACACCGTGATCGTCGGCCGCTCGACGGTGGGCGTGGGTGACCTCGAGGCGCCGCCCGAGCGCGTGTGGGCGGGCATCGCCGAGGAGCTGGGGCTCGGCGCCGCGGACCGGATGTCGACCGCCGGCGGGATTCCGGCCGCGGACGAGCGGGAGCGGGCGGCGACCGCTGACGAGCCTGAGCGCGCTTCGGCTGCGGCATCCGTCTCCGACGACGAGGAATCTCCCGGGGCTCCGGCGCCCGCGCGGCGGAAGCGGAGGACCAGGATCGTGTTCGCTCTTGCGGCGAGCATCGCGCTGATCGTCGCCGCTGTGGGGACGTGGACGCTGGTGCGCGAGACGCAGCCGGTCGAGATCGCAGTGGCGACCCTGGACGCGTTCCCCGCCCACCCCGATGCGTCGGGCACGGCGGTGATCGTGGAGAAGCCGGACGGCGCGCGGCAGGTCCAGGTCGATCTCGAGGCCGCAGAGCCGAGCGACGGATTCCGCGAGGTCTGGCTGATCACCGAGGATGCGTCGGCTCTTGTGAGCCTGGGCACGCTCGAAGGCAGCACCGGGGTCTTTCCCGTGCCCGACGACATCGATCTGCGCGAGTACGTGCTCGTCGACGTCTCGCAGGAACCGGCCGACGGCGATCCCACGCACTCGGGCGACTCGATCGTCCGCGGCGAACTCGGGTTCGCCTGA
- a CDS encoding SIMPL domain-containing protein, with amino-acid sequence MSDVVITVRGEHETRIAPERAIAHLTIRSEGTERGAVVERMAAFTEPVRDDLAARKSAGTIIEWTSQRVSVWSERPWNPEGRRLAPVHHASVDFSVTFADFAVLSWWAGEVAEREGVQLGWIEWKLTPETRARVERDVATQAVSVAVARATAYAGALGLADVTALELADLGLLARQDRPEMAPPGRMLMAKASFAGDAAGGGPAVQLQPEDIVISAAVEARFAAR; translated from the coding sequence ATGAGCGACGTCGTCATCACGGTCCGCGGGGAGCACGAGACCCGCATCGCCCCCGAGCGTGCGATCGCGCACCTCACCATCCGCTCCGAGGGCACCGAGCGCGGCGCGGTGGTGGAGCGCATGGCCGCGTTCACCGAGCCGGTGCGCGATGACCTCGCCGCTCGCAAGTCGGCGGGCACGATCATCGAGTGGACGAGCCAGCGCGTGTCGGTGTGGTCGGAGCGACCCTGGAATCCCGAGGGCAGGCGTCTGGCCCCCGTGCACCACGCCAGCGTCGACTTCTCGGTCACCTTCGCCGACTTCGCCGTGCTGTCGTGGTGGGCCGGTGAGGTCGCCGAGCGCGAGGGCGTCCAACTCGGCTGGATCGAATGGAAGCTGACGCCTGAGACACGGGCGCGAGTCGAAAGGGATGTCGCCACCCAGGCCGTGAGCGTGGCCGTCGCTCGCGCGACGGCCTACGCCGGTGCCCTCGGGCTCGCCGACGTCACCGCCCTCGAACTCGCCGACCTCGGACTGCTCGCTCGGCAGGACCGGCCCGAGATGGCCCCGCCGGGGCGCATGCTGATGGCGAAGGCCTCCTTCGCGGGCGACGCCGCCGGCGGGGGGCCGGCGGTGCAGCTGCAGCCCGAAGACATCGTGATCTCCGCCGCCGTCGAGGCGCGCTTCGCCGCCCGATGA
- a CDS encoding class F sortase, translating into MARTTAGALAALAVVLVLAGCGSEQPESSPPMTAPTTTALPTPTPTAVVEVPVAAATPTPARTPQPPVRVVAASLGVEVPVVPVGVEQGGFMELPVDPAVAGWYRFGSDPTSADGNVVISAHVDAPGYPIGPFSRLRELVAGDVVEVADAAGTTHRYAIESVTYFPKAELPVEELFARTGTKALVLITCGGEFDSTTGRYADNVVAIATPLP; encoded by the coding sequence ATGGCGAGGACGACCGCAGGGGCGCTGGCCGCCCTTGCGGTCGTGCTCGTGCTGGCGGGGTGCGGCTCGGAGCAACCCGAGAGCAGTCCGCCGATGACGGCACCGACCACGACGGCGCTCCCCACGCCGACCCCCACTGCGGTGGTCGAGGTGCCGGTCGCGGCGGCCACTCCGACACCGGCGCGCACCCCGCAGCCGCCGGTGCGGGTGGTCGCCGCCTCGCTCGGTGTGGAGGTTCCGGTGGTGCCCGTCGGCGTCGAGCAGGGCGGCTTCATGGAGCTGCCCGTCGACCCGGCCGTCGCCGGCTGGTACCGGTTCGGGTCCGATCCGACGAGCGCCGACGGCAATGTCGTGATCTCGGCGCATGTCGACGCCCCGGGGTATCCCATCGGCCCCTTCAGCCGGCTCCGCGAGCTGGTCGCCGGCGACGTCGTGGAAGTGGCGGATGCCGCCGGCACGACGCACCGCTATGCCATCGAATCCGTCACCTACTTCCCCAAGGCCGAGCTCCCGGTAGAGGAGCTGTTCGCGCGCACGGGCACGAAGGCGCTCGTGCTCATCACCTGCGGTGGGGAGTTCGACTCCACGACGGGCCGATACGCGGATAACGTGGTCGCCATAGCGACCCCGCTTCCCTGA
- a CDS encoding sigma-70 family RNA polymerase sigma factor: protein MDDAHERELSDRFRRGDERALEEIYRRWSPVVFTMALRFVGDRGDAEDVTQKAFVSAWTSRERFDPTKAKLSTWLIAITRRRIADTLEARTRVRALQAELQRFTTPDDVVGGEVDLGDRLLLADEIDRLEPDARRVVRLAFYDDLTHEQISERLGMPLGTVKSHIRRSLTRLRSRLEVGHVAP, encoded by the coding sequence GTGGATGACGCGCACGAGCGGGAGCTGAGCGATCGCTTCCGACGCGGCGACGAACGCGCACTCGAGGAGATCTACCGCCGGTGGTCGCCGGTCGTGTTCACCATGGCGCTGCGCTTCGTCGGCGATCGCGGCGACGCCGAGGACGTCACGCAGAAGGCCTTCGTATCGGCGTGGACCTCGCGGGAGCGATTCGACCCGACGAAGGCGAAGCTCTCGACGTGGCTGATCGCCATCACGCGGCGTCGGATCGCGGACACCCTGGAGGCACGGACCCGGGTGCGGGCGCTGCAGGCCGAACTGCAGCGGTTCACCACGCCGGACGATGTCGTGGGCGGGGAGGTCGACCTGGGCGACCGGCTGCTGCTCGCCGATGAGATCGACCGGCTCGAGCCCGACGCCCGGCGCGTGGTACGACTGGCGTTCTACGACGATCTGACTCATGAGCAGATCTCAGAGCGACTGGGCATGCCGCTCGGTACGGTGAAGAGCCACATCAGGCGAAGTCTCACCCGTTTGCGCAGCCGATTGGAGGTAGGCCATGTCGCACCTTGA